Proteins encoded in a region of the Geobacillus genomosp. 3 genome:
- a CDS encoding iron-containing alcohol dehydrogenase, whose amino-acid sequence MTASRIVFPPLSYVGWGALRHLVPEVKRFGAKHILVITDPALEKIGLVEQVASPLRQEGYSVHVYTDVVPEPPLATGEKAVAFARDGEFDLVIGVGGGSAMDLAKLAAVLAVHEGPVADYLNLTGTRTLEKKGLPKILIPTTSGTGSEVTNISVLSLDTTKDVVTHDYLLADVAIVDPQLTVSVPPRVTAATGIDALTHAVEAYVSVNASPTSDGLALQAMRLIARSLRKAVENGTDKQARIDMANGSYLAGLAFFNAGVAGVHALAYPLGGQFHIAHGESNAVLLPYVMGYIRQSCQKRMADMLNALGGNSSFLSEEEASYRCVGELERIVADVGIPKTLGGFGIPESALESLTKDATKQKRLLARSPMPLLEEDIRAIYQAAFMGTNVEPDKG is encoded by the coding sequence ATGACCGCATCCCGCATTGTCTTCCCGCCGCTCAGCTATGTCGGCTGGGGGGCGCTTAGGCATTTGGTTCCGGAAGTGAAGCGGTTTGGGGCGAAACATATTTTAGTCATCACGGATCCGGCATTGGAGAAAATCGGCCTCGTCGAGCAAGTCGCATCTCCGCTCCGACAAGAAGGGTACAGCGTGCATGTGTATACCGATGTCGTGCCGGAGCCGCCGCTTGCGACGGGGGAGAAGGCGGTGGCGTTTGCCCGCGACGGAGAATTTGATCTTGTCATCGGCGTTGGCGGCGGCAGCGCGATGGACTTGGCGAAGCTGGCCGCTGTGTTGGCCGTGCACGAAGGCCCGGTCGCGGATTATTTAAACTTGACGGGAACGAGAACACTTGAGAAAAAAGGGCTGCCGAAAATTTTAATTCCGACAACATCCGGCACTGGCTCGGAAGTGACGAACATCTCCGTCTTGTCGCTAGACACGACGAAAGATGTTGTGACGCATGACTATTTGTTGGCCGATGTGGCGATCGTCGATCCGCAGCTGACCGTTTCCGTTCCGCCGCGGGTGACGGCGGCGACCGGGATTGATGCGCTCACCCATGCGGTCGAGGCGTATGTGTCGGTCAATGCAAGCCCGACGTCGGACGGCTTGGCGCTTCAGGCGATGCGTCTCATTGCCCGCTCATTGCGCAAAGCGGTGGAAAACGGAACAGACAAACAGGCGCGCATCGATATGGCCAACGGCAGCTACCTGGCCGGGTTGGCGTTTTTCAACGCCGGGGTGGCCGGCGTGCATGCGCTCGCGTATCCGCTTGGCGGGCAGTTTCATATCGCCCATGGCGAATCGAATGCCGTGCTCTTGCCGTATGTGATGGGTTACATCCGTCAAAGCTGCCAAAAGCGGATGGCGGACATGTTAAACGCGCTTGGCGGCAACTCAAGCTTTTTATCGGAAGAAGAAGCGTCGTACCGATGCGTCGGGGAGCTCGAGCGCATTGTCGCCGATGTCGGCATTCCGAAGACACTTGGCGGTTTTGGCATTCCGGAAAGCGCGCTGGAAAGCCTGACGAAAGACGCCACCAAGCAAAAACGGCTGCTTGCCCGCAGCCCGATGCCGCTGTTGGAAGAGGACATCCGCGCGATTTACCAAGCGGCGTTTATGGGGACGAACGTCGAACCGGATAAAGGGTGA